Part of the Musa acuminata AAA Group cultivar baxijiao chromosome BXJ2-7, Cavendish_Baxijiao_AAA, whole genome shotgun sequence genome is shown below.
ATGATCAAAGATGGAGGTATATGAATTCCTTTATTACCAAAGTATTTATGTGAAGATGGATTCTGCAATTTTGCTGCTTCCACATGCATGAAAAGTCTCCAGCTTGAGATCTTCAAGATGAGATCCACCGCTATGGAGAAGGGTTAGTAACAATGGCACACTGTCCATTTCCCAGTCCTTAATTCTTCTGATATATCCATCTGTTCAAGTGACAGTTTGGCAGGAAGAGTTGCAGCAGATCAAAGCCACAAGTGGGTGTTCGAGGAGCTCCAAGATCATGAGATCAATGCTTTGCTTAGGTGGAGCAACCTTGTTGATGATTCTGTGAGTGTGCCTCCGCCCACATGATCTATGTCTCTTCACGGTGCAAGCTTCTTTTTGGTGTGTcgaattcctctctctctctctctctctttcttccacAAAGCCTTGTGCTAATCCCTTCTCAGCCATACAGACTATAGCTTTTGATATTGGTTTCAATCTTTTGTCATCATGTTGCGTAGCAAACTTAATAATCCATCATCGAGCATATAGTTCTCACAGGATGTCCCAATTTAATTCTGATATCTTAATAATTAAAAACATAAATCTAATGTAATAGTTCATGAGTATACCTTTCTGCTCATGACAGTTGATTAAGATGGAACTGAGAGAAATCGTGATGCCATTTCTGAGTTGTGTCAACCttttctattcttcttcttcttcttcctcctcctgtgTATCTATAGGATGGTCTATCCTTCAAAGTAAATAACCCTTGTCCCACCTTGTTCTTCTTCATCAATTGATACTTGATTGAGAATTTTCTATCAAGAAACAACATTGTCACAGTATTGTAATTATGACTCTGTATCAATGTATTTTGAACCAGCATAGTGATCTTGACATTTTAAGAttgagaaagagaatgttcttaatGCTCAGATTTTTTATGGCAGGCATATTACTTTTACTACATAAGGGTTGTCTGAGCTCCAAAGTTGGCAGTAATGGATGCTATCCTACATTTGGCAGCTAGTGCTGGTCCAAAGATGTTAAGCTTTCGGCTGTGGTGATGTTACAGAGAACCAAACCTCTTCTCAGGTCCAAAGCATTCGTCTCTTCATTCTTCTCATCAAAACTTTGGGAAAAACTTAGAACCTGCTGTGCAACAGACAATAAAACACATCCTTATCCTCCAAGTATGCATCTTATTATTCAACTGGAATGATGACATTAATTTTCTCCATCTCTCTAATTCCTTTACCCTCAAGACAAAGTATGGAATGACATGTTGTCATTGACAAAGTAGCATCATTGCATATGATTTCAATTCTCTGCCTGTCCTACTTGTATCTTCTAATGGTTCATTTAATATCGACTACTTGAATCTATAATTCCTTGAAATGGTTTGACATTGCCTTTATTATATGCCAACAGCTTTGTTTTCTTAGTCTTTCATTCATCTTCTTCCTTCATATAAAATTTGCAGATACAGCACACAGTAATATATAGTGAGAGAAGTACAAGACAGACCTCTTCAAGAAAATCTATAGCACATGAAGAATACTCAATAGAGAGAGAAGATGCAATTGACATGAACCAGCAAACTATCCACAAGTCATTCAATCATCAACTACACTGAAAACTTTCACATCACCAAAGCAACTGAAACAAGTTTTCGTATCATATTACCTTAACTCTACTAGTAAGAGAAGCAACAAGACCAAGTGTAACATAGAAGATACATGTGTGTCCATGCACATCTCATGGTAGGCACAACTTGGAAAGAGCCCTCAAGACATGCACTCGCAACCTCAGCTGGAGTATGTAGTCGGCGGTGCGCGAGAAGAGTTGCTCCGGCTGCAACCGCCGGCCGCCGGGCACGATACCTTGGAGCGTCCTCACCTTTCTCTGCACCGACGCGCGGGAAGCGCTCCGCCCTTTCCTTTGATGTCTCGTGCCGGAGATCCCGTGGCGCTTCGATCCATTCCTACGCCTCTTTGCCTTCTCTAATAGCCATGGCCTCTCCATTAGGAAAAAGACGACGGAGAGCAGCGTGAGGCGGAAGCCGAGATCAATGGAAAGAAGGATGAGACTGTAaacgaggcggaggaggaggatatATAGATAAGCGAGGAGGAGTGACTGCGAAAAGCCATGCGAGccacctcggggggtggggggccCGGTGGACAATGCTAAAGCATGGCGGCATTTTGTCGTCTAGCTGGAGGCGGGCCACGTCATGTCTTGCCCACGTGTCTGACAGCTCTGACACGTGGGACAGAGGGGGTGTAACATTCGATTCCCCTCATCAATAGGGTTTACGTGAGGATGTTTCCTACAGTACTGCATGCATGGGTGTCATCGTAATCCACCACGAAGAATCTGTAACTTGTTCCTCTAAGAAGAAGTAAGGGATAGAGAGTTCATCTTTGTTTCTGTAACAATCCATGTTTTTGATCTTTGCAACCATACAAACTCGTAGTATTCAACTTAAAGATTCTTTGCATGCAACTGCGAGAAGCTACACGAAATAAGTTGGCTGCTGACTTTGAGCACATGAAATTGACTTGTGCCCAATAGCAAAGTCTACCACCTATCACAAAAAGAATCTCAAAAGTCCAACTATGATCATGTCTGTCCTCGTTGATTCAACCCGTGGCATGTTTCTCATGGCAAAACATCTTAGGTGGCCACTAAACACAGCTCTCTTGCCTGAGCACAAACACCATGTTCGGCACCCCCTTGTGTTGCAGAAGATGGTGCAAAGCTACAAGTCTCATAATGAGACCTAAACCAATCAACATGCGTCAACTCTAAATGATCAGCAGTGTGAGGGGGACCATTAGGGGAGGAACATGGGAAGCTTAACTCGAGAAGAAGAGGATTAGGAAGTAAACAAAAGAGGCTTGTTGTGTCGTGAGGGACGTGTTGTTGGCTTTTAGTCTTAGCGGTGGGGGGGATTAGATTAGAACTGGGACTGCTTGCTTGCACATGGAAGCACATGACAAGTCTCTCCTCCTTCCATGTCCATTTCTCAGTTCCCGGTTGACAAGGGTGGCTTGTGGTGGGTGCCACGCTACACGAAAAGCTCAGAGTTATTCCcccttcttctctctcttgatGGACCGAAGGTTTAGGTATTGAGCTACATTTACCATCGTTTCATGTCTCGTATGGGGTACCATTGCTTGAAAGATCAAGAGAGGGGAGATAGAGGGGTTTGATCTTTCCATGTGTGATAACTGTGCAACACAGTTGCAACTTCGTGCTCtcacatgctctctctctctctctctttcatgatGGCATGCTTTCTCTGAGCAGTATGAAAACCAGATCAGCACCTAATCATAGCACACATGCATGGTGGAAGAACATTTTGCTCTCATCACAAGCATGATGAAGGCTTTGCTTCTCCCCAAGCAAACTTTGGAGAGAAGTTAGTAGCTTTCCTATTCAATTGAGTTAGAGCTAGTAGTACCTGGTTTCTGTTGTTGCTTGGAAGTTGTCATAAccatgagtgagagagagagagagagagagagagagagagagagagagagagagagagaagaacccTAGCTGTGGCACCATTGCACTTTGTTTAGTCCAAGTCTACAAGTTGCTTGGACAGCAATCTATTAGCAGTGGAGATGGTGTACAGTTTACAGTCCATTAGGTTTAGGCTGTTCATGGGGCAGAAGGGTTCTAAGGTGCATGTGCTCCTGGGCTAAACCTGGTGGGTGCAGATAATGATGCAGCACTCAGGGAAAGTTAATCATGTGGGAAGtttccatgagagagagagagagagagagagagagagagagagagagagagagagagagagagagagagagagatcatatgGCTGTGGGTCTGAAACCCAGAGATGATAAGAGACACCACTCACAAGATGGGGACACTAGTTGAGTTGGATGGCATGTAGAAGGTCTCAATTGGTGGACTTAAATCATCCACTTAttctaagaagaagaagatgatgaagaagaagaagaagaaagcatggGTTGGGCTGACCAAAGCTTTCTTGACCCAAACTACCATTATCCTTATGTCCAAACTCACAACTCATGATCTTCTAATTCTATTTCTGTTTCTTATAAACTTAACTGTGACCAATTGGAGCAAATTCCGAATTAGTTCGAAATTTTCTTTAGAAATTCTTTGATCTTTGATTATTCCTATCAGAAATAAGTTGTTCCTTTCCAAAACCTGATCATGTTACAATTTGTATCTCTTGCTTGCACTATATTTCATTTTTCAcatcatagatatatatataagattatgcaAGGATCATAATCTAAGAATGATTTCCATAATAAGACCACCACAGAATTAAGAGAGAGCATTTCTTTAGCAAACTATTCCTTGCACAAAAAGAGATCCCCTCACTGCCTGAATACTCTTGCAGTGCTTGTCTTTTCAGGTTCATTCTGCAGCAAAGATGTCTCGGCTTCTATCAGCAATTTAGCACGCAACCTTATAATGGACAAATTCTTCCACATCTATTTTCTGGTTGTTAATAACCTGTGTGTCAGATTTTTCTTTTTCTGGGGAGATCCATCAGACAAGGAATTCATAGTCTGACATCTTTAAGGTACTTGTGCAGTACAATCTTAATGCATTTATACAGATATTTCACTCTCATGACCAAAAGAAAAGGTAGATGTTCTGCATCCTCTTCCTGTTCATGTTCAGATGCATGATGATGCACACATTACAGTCTAACTAGAAACCACTACATCAGGTTACTTTCCATTCAGTGTGGCCTGATCACCTTCTTCCATGCTTGGACTAAACTTGGGTCACATGATTCAAAGCTTGCTTCCAAGTAATGCTGCAGTAGGGTGCAGAAGCTGCAAACAGAGCTCAAAGCAATCCAATGGAGAAGCAACCTCTGTACTTTAAGCCACAGATCCTGTTTTCTAGAGGAAGTTTACTGGATGCCCATAATGAGCCCAAATCCAACTCCCATCTGCTGAAGCAAACAAATGGAATGTGACAGAATTTGATCTCCAATTGGAGTTACAGCAATGATCTAGAGAGTTGGGTTATGGAGACTGGAGAAAGTTTCAGCAAAATTCCACCTTGGGCTTTGGAGTGCAGATTACTTGTAATAGCACAAAAGGGTGCAGGGAAGTTAACAATGGAACCAGAGAGCAAAACACCAAACCCACCAAATCAAAGTATGTCCACACTTGCAAGTGGAGGACACACCCCACACAGGAGGCAAGCCACCAGTACAACAAGCTGCTCTCTTTCCTTTCCCTTCCCCATGTATTTTCTTGGTGTCCAAGTGGGCCAAATGGGAGTAACATTTGTTACTTCTCTTTGCTACTGGTACAGCTGAAGAAGACATGGGGATGGGATTGGGTGGATCTGTAGTTTTGTGTGGTGTCCTCCTTCCTTGTTTGATCTTGTTCTTGATCCCTCTTCTTGTCTGGTAATTTCCTGGTTTAAGGGAAAAAGACGGCCTTGATGGTTTCCCTTCCTgctgcttcttcctcctcctccttcttatcCTTCTCTGGGTGCATGTGATCTGGACTTGGTTTGGAACCAGGAAAGCTTCCTTCTTTTGGCCAAGCTACCTCCTTTTCGTGACCTAGAGTCCCAGATTTGCTGTGAAGCTCCAAGTTTGCTCGCCGCTCCGTCAGATGACTCGCGGGTCTGCTCCGAGTCCATGAGGAAGGAGATGGTTGCCACACCTTACCAGTCCTCCGGGCCTCACTGGCTTCTTACCCAGGTCAAGAACAGGGGTGGAGCTTCCTCATCTCACCATTCCCCTCGTCTTGGTGCCTTGAGCCGGGACTCCATCCCGTTCCAGCCATCTCCAACAGCaacagctgcagcagcagcagcatcctcCCCAACCAGCAGGATAAGCCCCGCAGTCCTCTTCACCATTGTCATCCTTGCGGCCCTCTTCTTCATCTCTGGCCTCCTCCACCTCTTGGTCAGGTTTCTCCTCAGGAAGCGGCCGCcgtcctcctccatctcctcctcccccCACTCCAACGCCCACGCCCGCCGCCGCCGCAACGCCGACCTCCCGGGCCCCGGCACGCTCCAGCGCCAGCTCCAGCAGCTGTTCCACCTCCACGACTCGGGCCTCGACCAGGCCTTCATCGACGCGCTGCCGCTCTTCCTCTACAAGGAGATCCTTGGCTCCAAAGAGCCGTTCGACTGCGCCGTCTGCCTATGTGAATTCGCCCCCGACGACAAGCTCCGGCTGCTGCCCGTCTGCGGCCATGCTTTTCACCTCGGCTGCATCGACACATGGCTGCTCTCCAACTCCACCTGCCCGCTCTGCCGGGGAGCCATATTCGTGCAGGGGCTGGCCATCGAGAATCCCATGTATGGGTTCGACGATTAcagggaggaggatgaggaggaattCTCCGGGGACCAGGAAGCGGAAACCGATGAGCGAATGTTCTCTGTCAAGCTTGGGAAGTTCAAGAAGCTGAGCACTGGAGCCAGTGACGGTGCTGTCGACGATGGCAGCAGCATGGGTGAGAGTAAAGTAACCAGAGAGATAGGGGAGACTAGCAGTAGCAACTTGGATGCCAGGAGGTGCTTCTCCATGGGCTCTTATCAGTATGTGGTGTCTGATGCCAGTCTCCAGGTGGCTTTTACAGGTTCCACCATGAACGGCGATGGCAGGGGAAGAAGGGTCAATGCTATGAGCAGAGATGAGAGCTTTTCTGTGTCCAAGATCTGGCAGTGGTCTGATAAGAAGGGGAAGTTCCCAGTGTGTTCAGATTCTGCTCCTTTGGATGGGCACTTGCCATGGATCAGGCCAAGCTTGGAGGATGCATGAACCATGGCTGTCCTGTGATAAATCCTGTCCTCC
Proteins encoded:
- the LOC135617619 gene encoding RING-H2 finger protein ATL47-like, with amino-acid sequence MRKEMVATPYQSSGPHWLLTQVKNRGGASSSHHSPRLGALSRDSIPFQPSPTATAAAAAASSPTSRISPAVLFTIVILAALFFISGLLHLLVRFLLRKRPPSSSISSSPHSNAHARRRRNADLPGPGTLQRQLQQLFHLHDSGLDQAFIDALPLFLYKEILGSKEPFDCAVCLCEFAPDDKLRLLPVCGHAFHLGCIDTWLLSNSTCPLCRGAIFVQGLAIENPMYGFDDYREEDEEEFSGDQEAETDERMFSVKLGKFKKLSTGASDGAVDDGSSMGESKVTREIGETSSSNLDARRCFSMGSYQYVVSDASLQVAFTGSTMNGDGRGRRVNAMSRDESFSVSKIWQWSDKKGKFPVCSDSAPLDGHLPWIRPSLEDA